From the genome of Chroicocephalus ridibundus chromosome 1, bChrRid1.1, whole genome shotgun sequence, one region includes:
- the LOC134511188 gene encoding uncharacterized protein LOC134511188, whose product MLVCKGVKMRELISLLLAPCLVLGIRTIRESIPVQTLQCYNDYVSLTTCTWMECSEAHEFLNVTLNFSITYEKNKEMTCTSYTGENHADCQNFTMHWVCHIHGYDQKNYNFKFDLTLQAELNVYLFQNVQTLPPQNLSVSSMTSGDFLLTWKAADGSQGLGNALEYEVTYKREWESWEKAASLVLSNTTSCRLHHKDLVPGSSYVARVRARPGQASGFSGQYSEWSMEVSWDTPEGGLQPRNLRCLFDGADRLTCSWEVKKAITTSVLFGLFFRATPASAEEECSPVHEKALPHVPYVIQSCEIPVNNSSSQSQYHVSARAKTEEKMIKAHENIQVPPPKNVTVTMTEDQEYKLRWTKHTFDKYFIKQTYQALYWKTSQMPKVGDVMHGTVDITNDEPYYFLQNLEPSTSYTIKMRARVNIPNYPKGPWSEWSKEFTWETKSVLPPVVLPAMLPALIIIFLIAAYCSYRYFLRKKQMWEEKIPNPSKSLLIQSYQRVRENCTLKGAPGEVQHGVIPGVGITQNSRFEVYCDGNLQLQQPLTPVLHKDRSGADILVKLIIQCECLEACSCTVYHKSATSVFVPMDPGSFWPQRDLSFLRSVTILIFSLQEAVSQQPASQVGFNGQNASEEVEQVNCLQVLDGMTKSSPAEYRGAEAKTVQVSHATLAPQNSCWTSEGPHKCSVSSSTLVCPLNQTAGPTCLFARLPSKSAVHASTAPKTCFAFNGPYLYSPVMSSQPDVHQTLEVDPVGVREKSVSLQYVTLPKEDCPQAPQKQEQPGADPSQPFLPPDQKKMMRHIDHEQEVSLAPPVSGKGTNVRREEQKSPKALSCITSPQQCPLEYITTESLSLPSASDSTHPPLVTAGELPCDSQEPQPSSDHSCHEFSPGKTGVMVPVSGQAPTSSPELHQDTFGDPSGLHGNSEHTKMSLQIF is encoded by the exons ATGCTTGTGTGCAAAGGTGTAAAGATGAGAGAGCTCATCAGTCTTCTTCTGGCTCCATGCTTGGTTTTGGGGATTAGAACTATTCGAG AGAGCATCCCAGTGCAGACCCTACAGTGTTATAACGACTATGTATCCCTCACAACTTGCACATGGATGGAGTGTTCAGAGGCTCATGAGTTCCTGAATGTGACTCTAAACTTTAGCATCACATATGAAAA GAACAAAGAAATGACCTGCACGTCCTACACAGGTGAAAACCACGCTGACTGCCAGAACTTCACAATGCACTGGGTGTGTCACATCCACGGATATGATCAAAAAAACTACAACTTCAAATTTGACCTGACACTGCAGGCAGAGCTAAATGTTTACTTGTTTCAGAATG TTCAGACCCTCCCACCTCAAAACCTCTCGGTCAGCTCGATGACATCAGGAGACTTCTTGCTGACCTGGAAAGCAGCTGACGGAAGCCAAGGGCTGGGCAATGCCCTGGAGTACGAAGTCACTTACAAGCGGGAGTGGGAGTCCTGGGAG AAAGCTGCCTCCCTTGTGCTCTCCAACACCACAAGTTGCCGTCTCCACCACAAGGACCTTGTGCCGGGGAGCAGCTACGTTGCCCGTGTGCGAGCCAGACCCGGGCAGGCCAGTGGCTTCTCTGGGCAGTACAGCGAGTGGAGCATGGAGGTGTCATGGGACACCCCTGAAG GTGGCCTTCAGCCCAGGAACCTTCGCTGCCTCTTCGATGGTGCAGATCGTCTGACGTGCAGCTGGGAAGTGAAGAAAGCGATCACCACCTCTGTCCTCTTTGGCTTGTTCTTCAGGGCCACTCCAGCATCAGC agaaGAGGAGTGCTCTCCTGTGCATGAGAAGGCTTTGCCCCATGTTCCATATGTGATTCAGAGCTGTGAGATCCCTGTTAACAACTCCAGCAGCCAGAGCCAGTACCATGTGTCTGCCCGGGCCAAGACGGAGGAGAAAATGATTAAAGCCCATGAGAACA TCCAGGTGCCACCCCCTAAAAATGTAACAGTGACAATGACAGAGGATCAAGAGTATAAGCTGAGATGGACAAAGCATACATTcgataaatattttataaaacagaCATATCAAGCTCTATACTGGAAAACCAGCCAAATGCCAAAGGTAGGTGATGTAATGCATGGGACTGTGG ACATTACAAATGATGAGCCTTACTACTTCCTGCAGAACCTGGAGCCATCCACATCTTATACCATAAAAATGCGTGCAAGGGTGAATATCCCAAATTATCCCAAGGGGCCTTGGAGTGAATGGAGCAAGGAGTTCACCTGGGAAACTAAGAGTG ttctgcCACCAGTGGTTCTCCCAGCGATGCTCCCAGCTCTCATCATCATCTTCCTAATAGCTGCTTATTGCAGCTATAGGTATTTCCTCAG GAAGAAGCAAATGTGGGAGGAAAAGATTCCAAACCCCAGCAAGAGTCTCCTGATTCAGAGCTACCAGCGGGTAAGAGAGAACTGTACCTTGAAGGGTGCTCCTGGAGAAGTACAACATGGAGTTATTCCAGg GGTGGGCATCACACAAAACAGCAGGTTTGAAGTTTATTGTGATGGgaacctgcagctgcagcagcccctgacTCCTGTGCTGCATAAAGACAGGTCAGGG GCTGATATACTGGTAAAACTAATTATACAATGTGAATGCCTGGAAGCTTGTTCTTGCACTGTCTATCACAAAAGTGCCACTAGCGTTTTTGTGCCCATGGATCCTGGCTCTTTCTGGCCTCAACGTGATCTCTCTTTTCTCAGAAGTGTAACAatcttaattttctctcttcaggAAGCTGTCAGCCaacagccagccagccaggtGGGCTTCAATGGGCAGAACGCTTCCGAGGAGGTGGAGCAGGTTAACTGCCTTCAAGTGCTGGATGG GATGACAAAAAGCAGTCCAGCAGAGTACCGTGGAGCTGAGGCAAAGACAGTGCAAGTTTCCCATGCTACACTGGCTCCACAAAACTCCTGTTGGACTTCTGAAGGGCCACATAAATGCTCGGTTTCATCATCCACACTTGTCTGCCCATTGAATCAGACTGCTGGTCCAACCTGCTTGTTTGCCAGGCTTCCAAGCAAGAGTGCTGTTCACGCAAGTACTGCTCCCAAGACTTGCTTTGCTTTCAATGGTCCATACTTGTATAGCCCAGTGATGTCCTCCCAGCCTGATGTGCATCAGACCCTGGAAGTGGACCCAGTGGGAGTCCGTGAGAAATCAGTTTCCCTTCAGTATGTGACCCTCCCAAAAGAAGACTGTCCCCAGGCTCCACAGAAGCAAGAACAGCCAGGAGCAGATCCTTCACAGCCCTTCCTGCCCCCAGATCAGAAGAAAATGATGCGTCACATAGACCACGAGCAAGAAGTCTCACTGGCCCCACCAGTCTCGGGGAAAGGCACAAATGTgagaagagaagagcagaaatCTCCAAAGGCTCTTAGCTGTATCACATCTCCTCAGCAGTGCCCCTTGGAGTACATCACCACAGAGAGCCTGTCACTGCCATCAGCCAGCGACTCCACCCATCCGCCACTTGTCACCGCTGGGGAGTTACCTTGTGACTCACAGGAGCCCCAGCCCTCCAGTGACCACTCTTGCCATGAGTTTTCTCCTGGGAAGACTGGTGTCATGGTTCCAGTATCAGGTCAAGCACCAACCTCATCTCCTGAATTGCACCAGGATACATTTGGAGACCCTTCAGGTCTCCATGGAAATTCAGAACACACAAAAATGTCCTTACAAATTTTTTGA